A stretch of the Chloroflexota bacterium genome encodes the following:
- a CDS encoding metallophosphatase has protein sequence MARRATVIKDYRAKTPYLLVLDAGDALFGQPVSDVSQGKALTEAMDLMGYNAMAIGERDTGHWDELLARSREAKFAFLSANLVYANTGKPVFTPYVVQDVGGHKVAIIGLSPADDSLKAFAPSDVTVKDPVETAREYVSKARAENVDAVVILSHAGNVMDRKIAMEVDGITAIVGGHSYDLLQETLQLNNTVIGQAGYGGEWLGEITVDFDAEGKIVSAKAGVIPLTEEYADDPELAALAARYNAALPPTPTIQP, from the coding sequence GTGGCCCGTCGGGCCACCGTCATCAAGGACTACCGCGCCAAGACCCCGTACCTGCTCGTCTTGGACGCGGGCGACGCGCTCTTCGGCCAGCCCGTCTCCGACGTCAGCCAGGGCAAGGCGCTCACCGAGGCGATGGATCTCATGGGATACAACGCCATGGCCATCGGCGAACGCGACACAGGCCATTGGGACGAATTGCTGGCCCGCTCGCGCGAGGCGAAGTTCGCCTTCCTGTCGGCGAACCTGGTTTACGCCAACACCGGCAAGCCGGTCTTCACGCCCTACGTCGTGCAGGACGTCGGCGGGCACAAAGTCGCCATCATCGGCCTGTCTCCGGCCGACGACTCGCTCAAGGCCTTCGCTCCGTCGGACGTTACGGTCAAAGACCCCGTGGAGACCGCCCGCGAGTACGTGAGCAAGGCCCGCGCCGAGAACGTGGATGCCGTCGTCATCCTGTCGCACGCGGGCAACGTGATGGATCGCAAGATCGCAATGGAGGTGGACGGCATCACCGCCATCGTGGGCGGGCACTCCTACGACCTGCTCCAGGAGACGCTGCAACTGAACAACACGGTCATCGGACAGGCGGGCTACGGCGGCGAATGGCTGGGCGAGATCACCGTGGACTTTGACGCCGAAGGCAAAATCGTCTCGGCCAAGGCGGGCGTGATTCCCCTCACGGAGGAGTACGCCGACGATCCGGAACTGGCCGCTTTGGCCGCCCGCTACAACGCCGCGCTCCCGCCGACGCCCACCATCCAGCCGTAG
- a CDS encoding EF2563 family selenium-dependent molybdenum hydroxylase system protein — protein MAVLGRNIAVVVKGGGDLASGVAWRLWQCGFQVVVTEIPAPTVIRRKVAFATAVWEGETVVDGVRARRVEGLEGVRRAWAEGVLPVVVDPEAAIVRELRPDVVVDAILAKRNLGTRITDAPLVIGLGPGFTAGEDAHAVVETMRGHTLGRVIWKGQALPNTGIPGEVGGHSELRVVRAPCAGEFRGVREIGDMVDEGDIVAYVDAEPVRVRLKGVLRGLLHDGLQVFPNMKVGDVDPRAQREHCFTISDKALAIAGGVLEAILHAMRAA, from the coding sequence ATGGCCGTCTTGGGCCGGAACATCGCCGTGGTGGTCAAGGGGGGCGGCGACCTGGCTTCGGGCGTCGCCTGGAGGTTGTGGCAGTGCGGGTTCCAGGTCGTGGTTACGGAAATCCCCGCGCCCACCGTCATCCGCCGCAAAGTTGCCTTCGCGACGGCGGTCTGGGAGGGGGAGACCGTGGTGGACGGCGTGCGGGCGCGACGGGTGGAGGGGCTGGAAGGCGTGAGGCGTGCCTGGGCCGAGGGGGTTCTGCCCGTCGTCGTGGATCCCGAAGCCGCCATCGTGCGCGAACTGCGCCCGGATGTGGTGGTGGACGCCATCCTGGCCAAGCGCAACCTGGGCACGCGCATCACCGACGCGCCGCTGGTCATCGGCCTGGGGCCGGGCTTCACCGCAGGCGAGGACGCCCACGCCGTCGTAGAGACCATGCGCGGGCACACCCTGGGGCGAGTCATCTGGAAGGGCCAGGCCTTGCCCAACACGGGAATCCCCGGCGAAGTGGGGGGCCACTCCGAACTGCGGGTGGTGCGCGCCCCGTGCGCGGGCGAATTCCGCGGCGTTCGCGAAATCGGCGACATGGTGGACGAAGGCGACATCGTCGCGTATGTGGACGCCGAGCCAGTGCGTGTACGGCTGAAGGGCGTCTTGCGCGGGCTGCTCCACGACGGGTTGCAGGTGTTCCCCAACATGAAGGTGGGCGACGTAGACCCGCGCGCCCAGCGCGAACACTGCTTCACCATCTCGGACAAGGCGCTGGCCATCGCGGGCGGCGTGCTGGAGGCTATCCTGCACGCCATGCGCGCAGCCTAA